One genomic segment of Garra rufa chromosome 13, GarRuf1.0, whole genome shotgun sequence includes these proteins:
- the srp9 gene encoding signal recognition particle 9 kDa protein produces the protein MPYYQTWEEFARAAEKLYLTDPMKVRVVLKYRHCDGNLCMKVTDDTVCLQYKTDQAQDVKKIEKLHGKLMRLMVSKESHSGAMETD, from the exons ATGCCTTATTATCAGACGTGGGAAGAGTTTGCTCGAGCTGCAGAAAAACTTTATTTGACGGACCCGATGAAG GTCAGGGTGGTTTTGAAATATCGACACTGTGATGGAAACCTTTGCATGAAAGTCACAGATGATACTGTG TGTTTGCAGTACAAAACTGACCAGGCCCAAGATGTAAAGAAGATTGAGAAACTGCATGGGAAGTTGATGAGATTAATGGTCTCCAAAGAGTCCCACAGTGGAGCTATGGAAACGGATTGA